A section of the Anabaena cylindrica PCC 7122 genome encodes:
- a CDS encoding polysaccharide pyruvyl transferase family protein, translating into MKIAVFGYYNALNAGDDRIQYSITRLLQGNTIVFLPHYLSPPQEYLQSFDWILIGGGGLVFERVGIWVNPKQWIKKCKAKIGVLGLGVNRVSQDLLVDLYDLIENSEFFYVRDEQSKSLLNNNPKVEIHPDLTWCFPHPLEKNTTFDSIDNKIAVNLVPCHWKEFDVPMWFKELSKFKLNPFPLNFNQNRDFDLLKTYFGGLTPDEFSLQPLVESQLLVGCRYHAIIFAMQMGKPFIAINYDDKVHRLLAESKLLELCLETTEYALVPEKINFILANQDKIKEKIKLFVHTQKEKSIYLTESLQKHISTTQKPQATPFNFLKTNVKKILNRS; encoded by the coding sequence ATGAAAATTGCAGTTTTTGGTTACTATAACGCTCTTAATGCTGGCGATGACCGCATTCAATACTCTATTACTAGATTACTTCAGGGTAACACTATCGTATTTTTACCGCACTATCTATCTCCACCACAAGAATATCTTCAGAGTTTCGATTGGATATTGATTGGTGGAGGTGGATTGGTATTTGAAAGAGTTGGAATATGGGTGAATCCAAAACAATGGATAAAAAAATGTAAAGCTAAAATAGGTGTGTTAGGTTTAGGAGTCAACCGAGTTTCTCAAGATTTGCTTGTAGATTTATATGATTTAATTGAAAATTCTGAATTTTTTTATGTCAGAGATGAACAGAGTAAGTCATTACTCAATAACAATCCTAAAGTAGAAATACATCCCGACTTAACTTGGTGTTTTCCCCATCCCTTAGAAAAAAATACAACTTTTGATTCTATTGATAATAAAATTGCTGTCAATTTAGTTCCGTGTCATTGGAAAGAATTTGATGTACCAATGTGGTTCAAAGAATTATCTAAATTTAAATTAAATCCTTTTCCTTTAAATTTTAACCAGAATAGAGATTTTGATTTATTGAAGACTTATTTCGGTGGTTTAACACCCGATGAATTCTCTTTGCAACCATTAGTCGAAAGTCAACTTTTGGTGGGTTGTAGATATCATGCTATCATATTTGCTATGCAGATGGGAAAACCTTTTATTGCTATAAATTATGATGATAAAGTGCATCGCTTACTTGCAGAAAGCAAACTTTTGGAATTGTGTTTAGAAACGACAGAATATGCTTTAGTACCAGAGAAAATAAATTTTATTTTAGCCAACCAAGATAAAATCAAAGAAAAAATTAAGTTGTTTGTTCATACCCAGAAAGAAAAATCCATATATTTAACAGAATCTCTGCAAAAACATATCTCAACTACGCAAAAACCCCAAGCAACTCCATTCAATTTTTTGAAAACTAATGTTAAAAAAATCCTAAACCGGAGTTAA